The following is a genomic window from Brevibacterium limosum.
CCTCGTCTTCGTCCTCGCGGACTCCGGACATCACGGGTCAACCGCCGAGGCGGTCGGAGGAGTCCGTGCCCGCCGTGACGCCGATCCCCTGCGCATCGGCGGAATGATCGACCGTCTGGCCGAGCTCAGCGACGCCGCCGTGGACGACATCCGCTCCGGTGATCGGGCCACGATCGGCCACCGCATGCTCGAAGCCCACGAACTGCTTTGCGGCCTCGGCGTGTCGACCCCGACCCTGGACTCCCTCGTCAGCGCCGCCACCACGGCCGGAGCCCGCGGAGCCAAACTCACCGGCGGCGGCCTCGGCGGCTGCGTTCTGGCCCTGGCCGATGGGGACGACGAGGCCGAGGAGCTGGCGGATGCGCTGCGCAGGGCGGGAGCGCCGCGCACCTGGACGACGGAGGTCAGACCGACATGAGAACGACGACGGCGCGGGCCTACCCGAACATCGCCCTGGTCAAATACTGGGGCAAGGCCGATGAGGAACTCATCCTGCCCGCTGCGGGCAGCCTGTCACTGACCCTCGACCACTTCGAGACCACGACCACCGTGGTGCCCGCCCCGGACGCCTCCTCCGACGTCCTCGAACTCGACGACGCACTCGCCGACGTCGGGCAGACCTCGCGCATCTCCGTCTTCCTCGACCACGTCCGCGAACTCGCCGGACGGGACGACCGCGTCCTCGTCCGGTCCCGCAACTCCGTGCCCACGGGTGCCGGTCTGGCCTCCTCGGCGTCGGGGTTCGCAGCACTGGCCACAGCCGCCGCCGCGGCCTTCGACCTCGACCTCGAACCCTCAGAACTCAGCCGTCTGGCCCGCCGCGGTTCGGGTTCGGCCTGCCGCTCGATTCCTCACGGCATCGCCGTCTGGCATGCCGGCGACGATGACTCCTCCTTCGCCGAAACCGTTCCCGCCCCGGACATGCGGATGATCATCGTCACCGTCGACCGGGCCAGGAAGGCCGTGTCCTCCCGCGAAGCGATGCGCCTGACCGCCGCCACCTCACCCTTCTACTCCGGTTGGGTGTCCTCGACCGAGGACTACCTGACGCAGATGGTCGCGGCCTGCGCCGCCGGGGACTTCACCCGCATCGGTGAGATCACGGAATCCCACGCCCTGCGCATGCACGGACTCATCCAGTCCACCGTTCCGCCGATCCGGTTCCTCAACCCGACCAGCCACGCGATCTTCGACGCCGTGGCCGAAGCCCGCGAGAACGGGATCGAAGCCTATTCGACCGCCGACGCCGGCCCGAACGTCGCCGTCATCGTCCGTCCCCATGAGGCCGAGGCGCTGGCGGAGAGGCTCTCCGGATTCGGCGACGTCCGCGTCGTCGGTCCCGGTCCGGGAGCCCACCTGCTCACCGCCGCCGACGCAGTCCCACCCGCCGACGGAACGACCCCGGCTGCGGGTGAAGGCAGCCGGGCATGATCGTGACCCGGGCGCCCGGCAAACTCTTCATCGCCGGCGAGTACGCCGTCGTCGAGCCCGGACAGCCCGCCGTGCTCATCGCCGTCGATCGATGCATCAGCGTGCGCCTGACCGAGAGCCAGGGCGCCGGCCGCATCCATTCGAGCGAATACGGTCAGGTTCCCGTCGTGTGGCGGCGCGAGGACGATGGCGAGCACATCATCGTCGATGAGCGTCCCTTCGACTACGTGCTCTCGGCGATCTCCACCGTCGAGGAGCTGCGCTCCGGCCGCGGTGCCAGCCCCCGCTACTTCGATCTCGAGATCTCCAGCGAACTCAATGACGCCGACGGCCGGAAGTTCGGCCTCGGCTCCTCGGCCGCTGTCACCGTGGCGACGATCGCCGCTCTCGATGAGTTCTATCGCCTCGGCCTCACCCCGACCGAACGCTTCAAGCTCGCTCTCCTGGCGACCATCGCGATCTCCACGAAGGCCTCAGGCGGG
Proteins encoded in this region:
- the mvaD gene encoding diphosphomevalonate decarboxylase, with translation MRTTTARAYPNIALVKYWGKADEELILPAAGSLSLTLDHFETTTTVVPAPDASSDVLELDDALADVGQTSRISVFLDHVRELAGRDDRVLVRSRNSVPTGAGLASSASGFAALATAAAAAFDLDLEPSELSRLARRGSGSACRSIPHGIAVWHAGDDDSSFAETVPAPDMRMIIVTVDRARKAVSSREAMRLTAATSPFYSGWVSSTEDYLTQMVAACAAGDFTRIGEITESHALRMHGLIQSTVPPIRFLNPTSHAIFDAVAEARENGIEAYSTADAGPNVAVIVRPHEAEALAERLSGFGDVRVVGPGPGAHLLTAADAVPPADGTTPAAGEGSRA